GTTATAAAAACCGTCTTATTGCTTGCTGGCAGCCAGCTGAGCAGCAACTTCTTCAGCGAAGTTGTCTACTGGCTTCTCGATGCCTTCGCCCACTTTGAAGTAGGTGAAGGAAACGATTTCAGCGCCGCCCTTCTTGGCCAGTTCACCGACCTTGATTTCAGGGTTCTTGACGAACGCCTGCTCAACCAGGCTGGCTTCAGCCAGGAACTTGGTGATACGACCGGCAACCATTTTTTCAACGATTTCGGCTGGCTTGCCTTTGATCTTGTCTTCGTTGAGCTGCATGAACACAGCTTTTTCGCGCTCGATGGCGTCAGCGGAAACTTCCGAAGGCAGCAGGAACTCAGGGTTGCTGGCAGCGACGTGCATCGCGATGTCCTTGGCCAGTTCCACGTTGCCGCCTTTGAGGGCTACAACAACGCCGATCTTGTTGCCGTGCAGGTAAGAACCGACAACGTCGCCTTCAACGCGAACCAGGCGACGAATGTTGACGTTTTCGCCTACTTTGGCAACCAGTGCTTCACGCACCGATTCCTGAGCGGCGATCAGCGGAGCTGCGTCGGTCAGTTTGTCAGCGAATGCTTTTTCTACGCTGGCAGCAACGAATGCCTTGAAGTCGTCTTGCAGAGCCAGGAAGTCAGTCTGCGAGTTGACTTCAATGATAACGGCAGCCTTACCGTCTTCCTTGATGCCGATCGCGCCTTCAGCGGCAATGTTGCCAGCTTTCTTGGCAGC
The sequence above is drawn from the Pseudomonas sp. St316 genome and encodes:
- the tsf gene encoding translation elongation factor Ts, which encodes MAEITAALVKELRERTGEGMMDCKKALTKAGGDIEKAIDDMRASGAIKAAKKAGNIAAEGAIGIKEDGKAAVIIEVNSQTDFLALQDDFKAFVAASVEKAFADKLTDAAPLIAAQESVREALVAKVGENVNIRRLVRVEGDVVGSYLHGNKIGVVVALKGGNVELAKDIAMHVAASNPEFLLPSEVSADAIEREKAVFMQLNEDKIKGKPAEIVEKMVAGRITKFLAEASLVEQAFVKNPEIKVGELAKKGGAEIVSFTYFKVGEGIEKPVDNFAEEVAAQLAASKQ